The Medicago truncatula cultivar Jemalong A17 chromosome 4, MtrunA17r5.0-ANR, whole genome shotgun sequence genome includes a region encoding these proteins:
- the LOC11411669 gene encoding pentatricopeptide repeat-containing protein At4g15720, producing the protein MMKPNLVKSLSRHHKLTLFSFHTNTNAHNIGKFHTFNHLPSATPTHANVVKSGLSNDTFTTNNLINSYLKLLKIDHAHKLFDEMSHPNVVSWSLLMAGYVRQGQPNIALCLFHQMQGTLVMPNEFTFSTLINACSILANLETGRRIHALVEVFGYRSDLVVCSSLIDMYGKCNRVDEAQMIFDFMWVRNVVSWTSMITTYSQNGQGHLALQLFREFNHIRMNKPNHFMLCSAVTACASLGRLGSGKITHGVVIRLGHDASDVVASALVDMYAKCGCVTYSDKVFRRIVNPSVVPYTSMIVGAAKYGLGTLSLRLFQEMVDRRIKPNSITFVGVLHACSHSGLIDKGLELFNSMNEKYGVMPDARHYTCIVDMLGRVGRIDEAYQLAQSVQVGSEDDALLWGTLLSASRLHGRVDIAIEASNRVIESNQQVAAAYVTLSNTYALAGDWENAHNLRSEMKRTGVYKEPGSSWIEIKDSTYLFHAGDLSKCSQKRELLSLLRELEGRMKERGHVGVTTGLVFVDVEEEAKEEIVSLHSEKLALAFGLLNTPKGITIIIMKNLRMCRDCHEAFKLISDIVEREFVVRDVNRFHHFKNGSCTCGDFW; encoded by the coding sequence ATGATGAAACCCAATTTGGTCAAATCCCTCTCCCGCCATCACAAACTGACACTGTTCTCTTTCCATACCAATACCAATGCCCACAACATTGGAAAGTTCCACACTTTCAACCATTTACCCTCTGCAACCCCTACCCACGCCAACGTTGTCAAATCTGGTTTATCAAATGACACTTTTACCACCAACAATCTCATTAATTCCTATCTCAAACTCCTTAAAATCGACCATGCACACAAACTGTTCGACGAAATGTCTCACCCAAATGTTGTCTCTTGGTCTTTGCTTATGGCTGGTTATGTCAGACAGGGTCAACCCAATATTGCACTTTGCCTCTTCCATCAAATGCAAGGAACATTGGTTATGCCGAATGAATTCACTTTTTCCACTCTCATCAATGCGTGTTCTATTCTTGCCAATCTTGAGACTGGTAGAAGAATTCATGCTCTTGTTGAGGTTTTTGGTTATCGTTCTGATCTTGTTGTGTGTTCTTCCCTAATTGATATGTATGGGAAATGTAATCGTGTTGATGAGGCGCAGATGATTTTTGACTTCATGTGGGTAAGAAATGTGGTTTCTTGGACTTCCATGATCACTACGTATTCTCAAAATGGACAAGGGCACCTTGCTCTACAATTGTTCAGGGAATTCAATCATATCAGGATGAATAAACCGAATCATTTCATGTTATGCAGCGCAGTCACTGCTTGTGCAAGTTTAGGGAGGCTGGGTTCGGGGAAGATCACTCATGGGGTGGTCATCCGCCTTGGACACGATGCAAGTGATGTGGTTGCTAGTGCACTTGTGGATATGTATGCTAAATGTGGTTGTGTTACCTATTCTGACAAAGTCTTTAGGAGAATAGTCAATCCTTCGGTGGTTCCCTATACTTCGATGATTGTTGGTGCTGCAAAATATGGACTTGGAACATTGTCTCTAAGACTATTTCAGGAAATGGTTGATAGAAGAATAAAACCAAATAGCATCACTTTTGTTGGGGTCTTACATGCTTGCAGCCATTCAGGGCTTATAGATAAAGGGCTTGAGCTTTTTAACTCCATGAATGAGAAATATGGGGTGATGCCAGATGCAAGACATTATACGTGTATTGTAGATATGCTCGGTCGCGTAGGGCGTATAGATGAGGCATATCAGCTAGCACAATCAGTTCAAGTTGGAAGTGAGGATGATGCTTTGTTGTGGGGGACACTTCTTTCAGCTAGTAGGCTTCATGGTAGAGTAGACATTGCCATTGAAGCTAGCAATCGGGTAATAGAATCAAACCAACAAGTGGCAGCTGCATATGTTACATTGTCCAACACTTATGCATTGGCAGGGGATTGGGAAAATGCTCATAACCTACGATCTGAAATGAAGCGTACCGGAGTTTATAAGGAACCCGGAAGCAGTTGGATTGAGATAAAGGATTCAACATATTTGTTCCATGCTGGAGACTTATCTAAGTGTAGTCAAAAGAGGGAGCTACTAAGCTTGCTAAGGGAATTGGAAGGGAGAATGAAAGAGCGGGGGCATGTGGGAGTGACTACCGGGTTGGTGTTTGTTGATGTTGAAGAGGAAGCCAAAGAGGAAATTGTGAGTTTACACAGTGAGAAACTTGCATTGGCATTTGGGTTATTAAACACACCTAAAGGAATCACCATCATAATAATGAAGAACTTGAGAATGTGCAGGGATTGCCATGAAGCCTTTAAGCTTATTAGTGatattgtagagagagaattTGTTGTGAGAGATGTGAACAGatttcatcatttcaaaaatgGATCATGCACGTGCGGAGATTTTTGGTAA